A stretch of Miscanthus floridulus cultivar M001 chromosome 13, ASM1932011v1, whole genome shotgun sequence DNA encodes these proteins:
- the LOC136502233 gene encoding BTB/POZ and MATH domain-containing protein 1-like — protein MSTALKRPATRTASMYVAAETARVTLSFKVVGNGLHKNFGIGRCIRSAPFSVGGHNWCILYYPDGCNEDCKDYVSIFLEFMSENTEATALREFRLVNQTTGISTSISCTCQAVHNAANTTWGCRKFMKKGDLESLGYLKDECLEIECDLTVIKGDDIDLPPSDLHDNLGKLLESEEGVDVTFKVKDELFRAHKIVLKMRSPVFKAELTRDKRKRIIIVEDMEPPVFKALLHFIYTDSLPSIGDLDGDENDEMVRHLLVAANMYGLVRMKLMCESILCNRLAVQNVAATLAVADQCRCYKLKDACIQFIS, from the coding sequence ATGTCTACGGCACTCAAGAGGCCAGCCACGAGGACAGCATCGATGTACGTCGCAGCGGAGACGGCGCGGGTGACGCTCTCGTTCAAGGTCGTCGGCAACGGGCTCCACAAGAACTTCGGCATCGGGAGGTGCATCCGCTCTGCCCCGTTTTCCGTCGGAGGCCACAATTGGTGTATTCTATACTACCCAGATGGATGCAACGAGGACTGCAAGGACTACGTCTCCATCTTCCTCGAGTTCATGAGTGAAAACACTGAGGCTACGGCTCTCCGCGAGTTCAGGCTTGTCAACCAGACAACTGGGATCTCAACATCCATTTCATGCACATGTCAGGCGGTTCACAACGCTGCAAACACGACCTGGGGTTGCAGAAAGTTCATGAAGAAGGGCGACCTGGAATCGTTGGGATACCTCAAGGACGAATGTCTCGAGATCGAGTGCGACCTCACCGTTATCAAGGGGGACGACATTGATCTGCCACCGTCAGATCTGCATGATAATCTTGGCAAACTGCTGGAGTCAGAGGAGGGGGTGGATGTGACCTTCAAGGTTAAAGACGAGCTTTTCAGAGCCCACAAAATTGTGCTTAAGATGAGGTCGCCTGTCTTCAAGGCTGAGCTTACGAGGGACAAGAGAAAGCGAATCATAATAGTTGAAGATATGGAGCCTCCTGTTTTCAAGGCATTGCTACACTTCATCTACACTGATTCTTTGCCCTCTATAGGTGATCTTGATGGCGATGAGAATGATGAGATGGTGAGACATTTGCTTGTGGCTGCAAATATGTATGGATTGGTAAGGATGAAGTTGATGTGTGAGAGCATCCTTTGCAACAGGCTTGCTGTTCAGAATGTGGCTGCCACTCTAGCTGTAGCTGATCAGTGTCGCTGCTACAAGCTCAAAGATGCTTGCATTCAATTTATCAGCTGA